The genomic region CAACGATAGACCAAAGGCCCTTGGTCCCAATACCCAGCTGGTCAGGGCTGGATACAACCCTTTCGATTATCACGGCTTCATCAATCCCCCCGTTACTCGAGCATCAACGGTGCTTTTCCCGAATGCGAAGGCGATGGAAAGACATGAGCAGAAGTACACCTACGCCACACGCGGGACGCCAACGACGGACGCCTTATGCGAAGCGGTGAACGAGCTCGAGGGGACGGCGGGAACCATCATCGTGCCTTCCGGCCTTGCCGCTGTCACGCTGGCATTTCTCGCTTATCTCTCTCCAGGCGACCATGCGCTGGTTGTCGATTCCGTCTATGGGAATGTCCGTCATTTTTGCGACACAATGCTTACCCGCTTTGGTGTGCAGGTCGAATACTACGATCCGTCCATCGGCGCTTCGATCGACTCGCTGTTCAAGCCGAATACGAGGCTTGTTCATCTGGAAGCGCCGGGCTCGAACTCTTTCGAGATGCAGGACGTGCCGGCCATCACAGCGGTCGCACACCGCCACGCGGCGGTGGTGACGATGGACAATACGTGGGCGACGCCACTGTACTTCCGGCCGCTCGACTTCGGCGTGGACGTTTCGATCCAGGCGGCCACCAAATATCCGGCCGGCCATTCCGATATTCTTTTGGGGACCGTTTCAGCCAACGCCGAACACTGGAAACGCCTCAAGTATGCGAATGGCGCGCTTGGCATATGCGGTGCCCCTGATGATGCCTATCAAGTATTGCGCGGGCTCCGCACCATGGGTGTCCGATTGGAGCGTCATCAGTCCAACGCGCTTGAGATAGCGCAATGGCTGGAAGCCCGCGACGACGTGGCGCGTGTCCTGCATCCCGCCCTGCCGAGTTTCCCTGGTCATGAGATCTGGAAACGCGATTTCAAAGGCGCAAGCGGAGTCTTCTCATTTGTGCTGGCTGTCGCGCGCACGGATGAATTCCAAGCAAAAGCACAGGCTTTCCTGAACGCCCTTTTGCTTTTCGGAATAGGCTATTCCTGGGGTGGCTTCCCGAGTTTGGCACTTCACGTCGATCTCAATGATCGGCGTATATTGCCGCCACCAGAGGAGGGACCCGTTCTGCGCCTCCATATCGGTCTCGAAGATGTCGTCGATCTTAAGGCGGACCTTGAGAAAGGATTTTCTGTGGCACGGGCGTCTCGATGATCGGCGCGCACTTGCTGTGTTATTGCGGATTTTGCGTTTATTGAGGGGGAGTGGTCAGCGGTTCGGTTCCCATCAAGAGCACGACTATCGCCGCTGTCGACTCGGACGCACATAGGTCTGCTTTCGCTTCCCTCCTGATCAGGTACCCCTCCGTTGAGGATCAGCCAGGTCAGTTCCGGTGACCGCCGTGAAAACTTCGGCAGCGCCTGCGTGGCCTCTCGTTTACCTCATGCCGCAATCTGGCATGCTACCTACTTTTGGTTTCCCGTTTCAATCAGCCGCCATGTGGATTTCAAGTGGTCACGCCTTGACTTTCGATCGGTCATCACCGTAGTTTCAAACGGTCATTTAAGGATTGAAGCTTTGGCGCTGTATCCAAGACTCGTTGAGCAACGCGTTGCCGACGCCATGTCAGACACGCGAGTCGTACTGATCGTCGGTCCCCGACAATCTGGAAAAACAACGTTGGCCAAGAAGATGGCCAACAAGGGGATGGAGTATTACACGCTGGACAATGCGACGACCCTGGACGCAGCGCGACAGGATCCAGTTGGCTTTGTAAGAGGCATGGATCGCGCCATCATCGATGAAATTCAGCGCGCTCCCGAGCTGTTGTTGGCCATCAAGGAAAGCGTGGATACCGACCAGCGCCCAGGGCGTTTCCTCCTGACCGGTTCAGCCAATCTAATGACGTTGCCACGCGTGGCAGACTCGCTGGCAGGGCGCATGGAGGTCGTACGATTGCTACCGCTTGCGCAAAGCGAGATCAGGACAGCCGGCAGCAGCTTCCTGCGCGACGCCTTTCAAAACGAAGCCAAAGCCGGAGAACCAATTGTCGGAGACGACCTGATGGCGGCGGTTCTGGCCGGTGGATATCCCGAGGCATTGGGCCGCAAAACCCTGAGCCGCAGACAGGACTGGTATGCGGATTATATCCAGGCGATCGTTCAACGCGACGTTCGCGATGTCGCGCAAATCGAGCAGATTGCTCAAATGCCGCGCCTGCTACGGATTCTGGCACAGCATTCGGGACAGCTCGTGAATTATTCCGGAATTGGCGCGGCCATCGGTATGAACCACATCACAACGCAAAAATATGTCGGCATCTTCGAGAGCCTGTTCCTCGCTCGAACCGTGCAGCCCTGGTTTTCCAACAAACTGAAACGCCTGACCAAAACACCGAAAATACATTTCCTCGATTCCGGTCTGCTCGCGTCTCTTCGGGACCTCTCTCTCGACCGCCTGCGCGACGACAGGGGTCAGTTCGGAGCGTTGCTGGAGACTTTTGTGTTTGGGGAGATCCTAAAACTCGCCAGCGGCGGGCATACCCGCTTCGAGTTTTCGCATTTTCGTGACAAGCAGCAGAACGAAGTCGATATCGTCATCGAAGACAGAAGCGGGAGAGTTGTCGGTATCGAGATAAAAGCGGCAGCATCCGTCTCGAGTTCCGATTTTTCCGGATTGCGAATTTTGGCCGAGGCATGTGGAGAACAATTTGTTTCGGGCATTGTCTTGTACGATCATAACAAGGTGATTCCATTCGGCGAACGCCTATCCGCCGTGCCAATTTCGGCGTTGTGGCATTAGCGCCTGGGAATTGCGCTTCAGTCTCCAGACCCGAGCATTCCTGAAAATTCGACGGTGTCGATGAAAAGGGCCCCCAGGTTGGATTCCCTTCAAGGTGACCATCGCGCAAAACTTCCCGTTGCCGTCAGCATTTCGTCGTTTTGCACCTTCGCCCAATTGAACGAAGCCGTGATGGGACTAAGCAAACTCGGTCCGCGACGAGCAACAAGCCCATCCGGCTCAAGCGCTTCCTTGA from Rhizobium gallicum bv. gallicum R602sp harbors:
- a CDS encoding cystathionine beta-lyase, with protein sequence MKPALRPDANIGQRNGSSEQSELFHGNRMQELMSDNNDRPKALGPNTQLVRAGYNPFDYHGFINPPVTRASTVLFPNAKAMERHEQKYTYATRGTPTTDALCEAVNELEGTAGTIIVPSGLAAVTLAFLAYLSPGDHALVVDSVYGNVRHFCDTMLTRFGVQVEYYDPSIGASIDSLFKPNTRLVHLEAPGSNSFEMQDVPAITAVAHRHAAVVTMDNTWATPLYFRPLDFGVDVSIQAATKYPAGHSDILLGTVSANAEHWKRLKYANGALGICGAPDDAYQVLRGLRTMGVRLERHQSNALEIAQWLEARDDVARVLHPALPSFPGHEIWKRDFKGASGVFSFVLAVARTDEFQAKAQAFLNALLLFGIGYSWGGFPSLALHVDLNDRRILPPPEEGPVLRLHIGLEDVVDLKADLEKGFSVARASR
- a CDS encoding ATP-binding protein, producing the protein MALYPRLVEQRVADAMSDTRVVLIVGPRQSGKTTLAKKMANKGMEYYTLDNATTLDAARQDPVGFVRGMDRAIIDEIQRAPELLLAIKESVDTDQRPGRFLLTGSANLMTLPRVADSLAGRMEVVRLLPLAQSEIRTAGSSFLRDAFQNEAKAGEPIVGDDLMAAVLAGGYPEALGRKTLSRRQDWYADYIQAIVQRDVRDVAQIEQIAQMPRLLRILAQHSGQLVNYSGIGAAIGMNHITTQKYVGIFESLFLARTVQPWFSNKLKRLTKTPKIHFLDSGLLASLRDLSLDRLRDDRGQFGALLETFVFGEILKLASGGHTRFEFSHFRDKQQNEVDIVIEDRSGRVVGIEIKAAASVSSSDFSGLRILAEACGEQFVSGIVLYDHNKVIPFGERLSAVPISALWH